Sequence from the uncultured Bacteroides sp. genome:
ACAATGAAACATTTCCTCCCTCAAAACGGCATTTATGTTTATGCACGTTGTTTTGAAGGAAAAACAGATTTAGTTATTCTTAACGGGACAAGAAAAGAACAAATACTTCCTATTAAGTCTTATAAGGAAGTAATAAAAGAAGCAACAACCGGCAAAGATATTATAAGTGATGAGACCGTAGATCTAACCAAAGATCTGAACCTCTCACCCAAACAATCAATGATTATTGAGTTATAAGGTAAAAATAGATTTGAAGGGTAACAAAAAGTGGCTGCATCAATTAAGATACAGCCACTTCCTTTTTTATCCTTTTAGCTATTAACTTACAGGCACTGGAACCGGATTAGGTACAAGTTCTTTCTTTTCAACGCTTTCATTTGTATTTGATTTGCCATTAAGCAAAATCTCATTATGATCACATCCCGGATTAATGGCATTTACATCTACATTTCCATGGATGCCTTCAACCTTTCCCTTACGGGTAAATTGCCATATATGCCAGCTATTTCCATCCTTTAATTCGGGATTACCGTCACCATACTGAGCAATAAATATTTTATAATTTTTATAACGATCTATCAGATAACTATTATAAAAAGCACTGAAGGTATATATCACAGGCTTCTTTCCATAATAGGCCTCAATTTCATTTAAGAAAACCTGAAGATTCTTATGAAAAACATCCGGAGTCCAGTATTTACATTCTTCAATATCAACTACCGGAATAAGATCCTGATGCTCTTTTTCTGCAGTTTGCTTAAAGTTTTCAAACTGTTCTTCAGCAGTCGACTTGGAAGTAAAATAATGATAGCTGCCTACTAAAAGACCTTTTCCTTTAGCCAGACTAATATTTCTTTGATAATAATCATCTTTAATAGTACTTCCTTCCGTAGCCTTTACATACACAAATTTTATGGGGTTATTTTCATAACAAGACACCCTATCCCAGTCAATACTTCCCTGATAATGAGAAACATCAATTCCACAGATCCCTTCTACAATTCTTGGAGCAACAGGGATCCTTTCAACAATCCGTATATGCTTCTTTGTTATACGGCGATGATGATGTTTCCTCTTTCTTGCATCTACGTTAGATGAAAACAACAGGAATAAAAGAGATAAGATAATCGATAAATACTTCTTCATTTTACACAATAAATTAACAGTGTGCTAAGGTAAGGATTTTATTTGGAGATAGAATACTTTAAAATATTCTTTATAATAGATTTGTTTTCTTTTATAATTAATAATTTATTAAGCATTAGTTAGGCTATTATTCAGGTATTATTCATTAAAAGGTGTACATCAAATAGTTATTCACTCTACACTATGCATCAATTAAAGGTACACTATTTGAACAAAATTCCCTGAATAAAAGTTCTAAGTATAAAAAAAAGAAATCTAATATCTTTTTAATATTATATAATCCAATAATGCTAACTCATATAAACTCTTTTGTCTATATTTGCGGACAATTTGAGATTATGTAAAATTTGCACAATATAATAGAGTAAAATATGGGTAAACAGATTTTCCAAACAGAAAGCACTTTAAGGTGGAGGAAGTTTAAATGGAGCATGAGATTTGTGTTTTTTATTGCCGCTATTCTTATAGCAGCTTTAATTATCATGCTAATCATTGACAGAAGTCCTTCACTTCCGTTCAGACAAGATTATAGAAGTGTTGTAACAGCCTCTAAGCCATTTATGCAGGAAACAAAATTATCAAAAGAGTATAAGGGCTTTAGAGATTATATTTCTGATAAAAAGTTGCATACCAATTATGAAAAAGAAAGGGATGCTACTTTAAACAGATATAGAAGATATCAAAGTAGTAATAACGATACAAGTAAAAGCAAGATAATAGGCAGCTGGGGTAAATTTCCTGCAGGAATTCGCTCTGCGTTCTATGTTGCATGGGACCCTCAATCATACTTTTCATTAAAGAGAAACATCCGCAACCTTAACTTAATAATGCCGGAATGGTTCTTCATTGATCCTAAGACAGATGAATTAAAAACAAATGTCGATCCACAAGGATTTAATCTAATGAAGAAAAGCGGGGTTCCTATCATGCCAATGTTAAGTAATAACTTTGACCGTGAATTTAGGCCAGAGGCTATTGGACGAATCCTGCACAGTCAAAAGAAAAGGAAGAGGATGATATTCCAAGTATTAGCTCAATGTCTTAGGAATAAATTTGTGGGAATTAACATTGACTTTGAAGGATTAAATGAAAGCAGCGATCAATACTTAATTCAGTTCGTTAAAGAGATATCAACAGCTTTTCACTCAAAAGGATTGCTGGTTACGCAAGACATCATGCCTTTTAATAATGACTATAATATTAAAGAATTAGCCAAATACAACGACTATTTGTTTTTAATGGCTTATGATGAATACTCTTCTGACGGTGATGCAGGTCCTATCAGTTCGCAAAAATGGATTGAGGCTACAGTTGACGATTTAGCTAAGAAAGCGCCGGCAGGAAAAATTATTCTTGGTCTTGGTGCCTTTGGTTATGACTGGTCAGCAACAGCCAATTCAAATTCTAACCTTACTTACCAACAGGCTCTGTCAAAAGCATCAGCTAGTGGATCAAGAATCAACTTTGATAATGATACTTACAATCTTAATTATGCTTATAAGGATGATAAAAACACTATCCACCAAGTATATTTTACAGATGCTGCAACTCATTTCAATACTATGAGATTTGGAGCCGAATATGGTTTGGCTGGCTTTGGTTTATGGCGTTTAGGTAGTGAAGATAGCAGAGTTTGGAAATTTTATAATAAAGATATTCAGAAGAGTGCTGTAGCAAAAATAAGCAAAAGAGATCTTGAGGATGTAAAAATGGTCAATGACGTAGACTATATAGGTGATGGCGAAGTTCTCGACGTATTAAACACACCACATCCGGGAAAGATCAAAACAGAAATGGACAGCACTGATATGCTTATCTCTGAGGAAAATTATATAAAAATACCAAGTACCTATCAGATAAGAAAATATGGTGAAGCTGGTCCAAAACAGTTATTGCTTACATTCGATGACGGACCTGATGAGACATATACTCCTCAGATTCTGGATATTCTTACAAAATATCGAATCCCCGCAGCATTCTTTGTTGTTGGTTTACAAGCAGAAAAGAATCTTCCATTAATTAAAAGGATCTATGATGAAGGACACCTATTAGGGAATCACACTTTTACTCATAGAAATGTGGCAAACAATACTCCTGAACGAACTTTCATTGAGCTTAAACTTACCCGTTTGTTAATTGAATGTATAACCGGACACAGCACAATCCTCTTTAGAGCGCCATACAATGCTGATAGTGAACCGGCCAGTATGGAAGAAATTGTTCCTGTTGCATGGGCAAGAGAACAAAATTATCTTGATGTAGGTGAAACCATCGACCCTGAAGACTGGCAAGTTGGCATAAAAGCAAATACAATTTTTGTTAGAGTAGTTAAAGCTATTGAACAAGGTAAAGGGCACATTATTTTATTGCATGACGCCGGAGGTGAAACTCGTGCTGAAACAGTTAAAGCTTTACCTATGATTATTGAATACTTCCAGAAAAAAGGATATACATTCACCACCCTTTCCTCTATTCTTGAAAAGAACAAACAAGAATTAATGCCTGAGGTTCCAAAAGGAAATGGTTACTACGTTATGCAAGCCAATCTGGCTTTGGCAGCTCTTACTTATGGTATAACCAATTTTCTGACAGCACTATTCATTATATTTATAATCATGGGAATTTGCAGATTAGTTTTCATGATGGTGCTGACAGTGAGAGAAAAACATAAAAACCGAAATATTGTATATGATTATAAGTCACTGAAAGATGCACCATTAGTCTCTATTATAGTTCCTGCTTATAATGAGGAAGTAAATGCAGTATCTTCACTTAACAACCTTTTAAAACAAGACTATCCGAACTTTAATATCATCTTTGTTGACGATGGTAGTAAGGATGAAACCTACAAAAGAGTTTGCGAAGCCTTGTCTGAAAACGAGAAGATGAAAATCTTCACTAAGCCAAACGGCGGTAAAGCTTCTGCATTGAATTTCGGTATTCAGCACACAGATGCAGAGTATGTGGTATGTATTGATGCCGACACCAAGCTTTATTCAAATGCTGTTTCATTAATGATGTTACATTTTCTGGATAATAAAAACAACAAAATAGGTGCGGTGGCCGGAAATGTGAAAGTGGGTAATCAAATCAACCTCCTTACTAAATGGCAGGCTATAGAATATATAACCAGCCAGAACTTTGACCGCCTGGCTTTTGCAAATATCAATGCAATAACAGTAGTTCCCGGTGCTATTGGAGCATTTAAGAAAGCAGCTATTGATGAAGCCGGAGGACTCACAACCGATACATTGGCAGAAGATTGTGACTTGACAATCCGTATCTTAAAGGCCGGATATACAATAGAGAACGAGAACAATGCCATAGCAATGACAGAAGCTCCAGAAAAGATCAAGCAGTTTATTAAACAGAGAACCAGATGGAGCTTCGGAGTTATGCAGACTTTCTGGAAACATAGAGACACCTTGCTGGATAAAAAATACAAAGGTCTGGGAATCTGGGCTATGCCAAATATTCTTATATTCCAGTTCATCATTCCGTTCTTCTCTCCTTTGGCGGATATCTTTATGCTTTTCGGTATTTTCACTGGTAATGCAGAAAGGATAGGATTCTATTACCTTATATTTATGCTCGTTGATATAAGCATTTCTGTGGTAGCCTTTATATTTGAGAAAGAAAGGATAACAAAACTAATTTGGATCATTCCTCAAAGATTCTGTTATCGCTGGATAATGTATGTAGTACTCTTCAAAAGTTTTAGAAAAGCTATAAAAGGAGAACTTCAGACATGGGGGGTATTAAAGAGATCAGGAAATGTAGCCGATTTGTAAACTGATAAGCAAAAAGAGAAAGGACGTTGATAAATATCAACGTCCTTTCTCTTTTTATACATATCTGATTGAATAAAAATCTGAGCAATAGAATTATCTCATTTCTGATTTATATATCAACCTACTTTAAAACTTTAAAACTTTAAAAGTATTTAATGTTCCATCACCTAATTGAACACGCACTAAATAACAACCAGAAGATAAACCAGAAGCATTAACAAACACATTGTTATCCACGTTCTTTACTAATATCCCATTGATTGAATAAACCTTTATATTCTTAACGTCCTTATCAGTTAAAACTCTAATATCAGAGGTGGAATTATCATAATAAGCCTTTACTTCTACATAATTTTCAACATTTTCGATACCAACAGAAGGAAATGTTGTTTGACGATCAATATAATACAAAAATCGATGAGCAGGAATAGTAATGCTTGTTGTAGCTGAAGTTACATTTAACTGTTCTCCAGTCATCAGATCATACCAGATACCCGTTTTAGGAAAAGTAACTGCAGAAGTAATAACCATATCTTTTAAATTGGAAACTTCCACTACATTCAAATCATTGTGTGAGATTGTTACTCTCTTCCCATTATCCCAATCACTCGATGACAAATTTCGGGTAACTGTTCCCTGACTAAAGGCATTTGGATATTTTTGACGCAGATTAAGCACACGGCTATATGTTTTATATAAGTTCAGACGTTCAGGAATATCCAGAAAATCCCATCGAACAGGTTTAACAGCCATCCGGTCTCCTCCTTCATAAATAGAATAATCATATCCCAGTTCACCAAATTGCCAAATCATTTTAGGTCCAGGTACAGTAAAGAAAAGTGCTGCTTCTGATGATAATTGTTCCATTGTTGATGCCACATCATTTTTTGTCACACCATTAGCCATTGCTTCATACCCTACTCTTTCTTCATCATGGCTTTCCATATAAGCAACCTGTGTGCGGGTAGATACATTCATAGAACTCAGGTCGGCATTCGTACCTTTTGCTATCGTTTTTCCTGCATCATTCATCTTATTCCATAAAATCATTCCATTATCCGAAAGCACTTTTTCTTCTGATTCTGCACAAAAATGTTCTAGAATAAATAAGACATCAGATTTCACGCTCTTTGCTGCATTATAATATTCAGTAATATTATCAATTCGTGTCTGATCATAATTCCCGGCTGTAGCTTCAGTAGAAGAATTATCAGTTAACCCTTTTGATAAGTCAAGACGATATCCATCCACATGAAACTCCTGAATCCAGTATTTCATTACTCGTTTAAAGTAATCTTTAGTTCCTGTATATCCGTGCTTAAAATCATTGAACACACTATAAGGATGAGGGGCATTCACGTTAAACCAGGGATTAGCATCTAAAGTCTTGCTAGTTGTACTATTCCAATAAAGTTTAGCCATTGGATTATTTCCTGTGGCGTGATTAAGAACCATATCCAAAATAACAGCGATACCGCGCTTATGACACTCATCAACAAAAAGCTTATAATTTGACTCTGCACCATAAGCCTTATCTGGAGCAAAGTAGAAACATGGATTATATCCCCAACTGTTATTCCCATCAAATTCGGTAATAGGCATCAATTCGATAGCATTTACGCCTAAATCTTTTAAATAATCAAGCTTGCTAATAGCAGCTGAGAGACTCTTCCCTTCTGTAAAATCTCGTAATAGTAACTCATATACAACCATATTATTTTTTGCAGGAGTAGTAAAATTAGTTGCTTGCCAGTTATAGGCAGCTTTTCCCGGTTGCAAAACAGACACAATATCGCTGGTCTTATCTTCTGGATAAGTGGCTAATCCCGGATAGATTTCACTATATTGATTAATCCATTTATCATTCCAGGGATCTTGTATCTTTTGACAATAAGGATCTGCTATTCGTTTTACCTCACCATTTTTATACGAAACCAGATATTGAAAACCATATTCTTTGCCAGGTTCTAGATTTGGGATAGTAATCCACCAAGAGTCATCACTTCTGGAAACTTCAGTACTACGATACATCATATATTCAGCCATCGGTGTCCAGTTATTGAAATCACCAATTACATAAATATCACTTACCTTGTTTGATGTGTCAGTGCTAGGATAAGGTGTGTAAAATATCAATGTTGCGCTTTTGCCATCAGCTGCATAGTTAATTCCTTTGTCAACTCCTGCAGGTAATGGACTGTATACCACTGAACCTTTATAGGTAATTAAACGATTAGCTGTAACCGTTTTCCCGCCAGCAGTAGCTTCAGCCTTTATTGTATAACTACCTGGAGAAGAAACTGTATACGAAGAAGTAAGAGCAGTAACATCACTTTGAGATGCAATTACTGAATTATTCACATAAAACTTTAAATCGGCCGATTCTGATGTAACAGCCTTTAAATTATAGGTTTTAGATATTTTAATCAATTCATCACCAGTTGGTTCTGTAATAAGAAGCTGCAGTCCATCTTCATAAACCGGACAGAAAATATCAGTTCCTCCATCACCCTTTCCTTCAGGACTTCCTGTTGAGGAACGAAAAACAAAGGCTAGTTTAAGTATTTTCTCACCAGAAGGCACACCATAATATGTTCTGATATTAGGAATAGTTAGCGTGTATATGTTATTTCCCAAAGGAGTCATTTTACAATCAGGTATATTTACGTCCCATGCGGACTTAACATAAACCCATCCTCCATTGCTCTGATCAGTAACAACACCCGTATGAGCATAAACATCACCTGCATAATCTTTTAATCCTGCAGTTCCTTTGGACGCATCAAAAGTAATTGTTACAGATTTCCCTTCGGTTGGAAATAACGGATTAGTTGTAACCACCTGTCCATTCAATAAAACAGGAAATAATAATAAGAATATAAGTATTAGTTTTTTCATGGTATAACAAGTATTTGGATTTAAACTCAGTCCACAAAACAAAGATAAAAATTAATAACTATCTTTATTATAATATAAAAATAATTGAAGATACTTTAAATTGCAAACGATTGCATAGTTGCATAAAAAAAGCACCCGTAGAATTCGAGGGCACTGAAAAACTGGCTCTTTAGGTTTTTCGGCAATTAAATTACTCAGCACATATCCATTAAAAGATTGGGATATGTGCTGTTTTTTTTATACCTTTATAAGTATAAATCAATCCGATATGCTTCCATTGCAACAAGCCATACCGTTCAGTAATTACACAGATCTATACGATTTGCTTATTCCACAGGACAATCTATTGCGTCAAATAAACGACCTGATAGACTTCTCTTTCGTCCATAAGGAACTCCTGGACAAATACTGCCTGAATAACGGTTGTACGGCCGAGTGCCCGATCAGGATGTTCAAATATCTTTTGTTAAAGACAATCTTTGATATTTCGGACGTGGACGTTGTTGAACGCTCGCGATATGATCTTTCATTCAAATACTTTTTGGATCTGGCTCCCGAGGAAACCGAATTGATCTCTCCAAGTTCTTTGTGTAAGTTTCGCCGACTCCGTTTGAAGGACAAGGATTTGTTGAATCTGCTTATAGGAACGACAGTGTCTATTGCAATAGACAAGGGAATCATCAAGTCAAAGACCATTATTGTTGATTCCA
This genomic interval carries:
- a CDS encoding GH25 family lysozyme, translating into MKKYLSIILSLLFLLFSSNVDARKRKHHHRRITKKHIRIVERIPVAPRIVEGICGIDVSHYQGSIDWDRVSCYENNPIKFVYVKATEGSTIKDDYYQRNISLAKGKGLLVGSYHYFTSKSTAEEQFENFKQTAEKEHQDLIPVVDIEECKYWTPDVFHKNLQVFLNEIEAYYGKKPVIYTFSAFYNSYLIDRYKNYKIFIAQYGDGNPELKDGNSWHIWQFTRKGKVEGIHGNVDVNAINPGCDHNEILLNGKSNTNESVEKKELVPNPVPVPVS
- a CDS encoding polysaccharide deacetylase family protein is translated as MGKQIFQTESTLRWRKFKWSMRFVFFIAAILIAALIIMLIIDRSPSLPFRQDYRSVVTASKPFMQETKLSKEYKGFRDYISDKKLHTNYEKERDATLNRYRRYQSSNNDTSKSKIIGSWGKFPAGIRSAFYVAWDPQSYFSLKRNIRNLNLIMPEWFFIDPKTDELKTNVDPQGFNLMKKSGVPIMPMLSNNFDREFRPEAIGRILHSQKKRKRMIFQVLAQCLRNKFVGINIDFEGLNESSDQYLIQFVKEISTAFHSKGLLVTQDIMPFNNDYNIKELAKYNDYLFLMAYDEYSSDGDAGPISSQKWIEATVDDLAKKAPAGKIILGLGAFGYDWSATANSNSNLTYQQALSKASASGSRINFDNDTYNLNYAYKDDKNTIHQVYFTDAATHFNTMRFGAEYGLAGFGLWRLGSEDSRVWKFYNKDIQKSAVAKISKRDLEDVKMVNDVDYIGDGEVLDVLNTPHPGKIKTEMDSTDMLISEENYIKIPSTYQIRKYGEAGPKQLLLTFDDGPDETYTPQILDILTKYRIPAAFFVVGLQAEKNLPLIKRIYDEGHLLGNHTFTHRNVANNTPERTFIELKLTRLLIECITGHSTILFRAPYNADSEPASMEEIVPVAWAREQNYLDVGETIDPEDWQVGIKANTIFVRVVKAIEQGKGHIILLHDAGGETRAETVKALPMIIEYFQKKGYTFTTLSSILEKNKQELMPEVPKGNGYYVMQANLALAALTYGITNFLTALFIIFIIMGICRLVFMMVLTVREKHKNRNIVYDYKSLKDAPLVSIIVPAYNEEVNAVSSLNNLLKQDYPNFNIIFVDDGSKDETYKRVCEALSENEKMKIFTKPNGGKASALNFGIQHTDAEYVVCIDADTKLYSNAVSLMMLHFLDNKNNKIGAVAGNVKVGNQINLLTKWQAIEYITSQNFDRLAFANINAITVVPGAIGAFKKAAIDEAGGLTTDTLAEDCDLTIRILKAGYTIENENNAIAMTEAPEKIKQFIKQRTRWSFGVMQTFWKHRDTLLDKKYKGLGIWAMPNILIFQFIIPFFSPLADIFMLFGIFTGNAERIGFYYLIFMLVDISISVVAFIFEKERITKLIWIIPQRFCYRWIMYVVLFKSFRKAIKGELQTWGVLKRSGNVADL
- a CDS encoding alpha-amylase family glycosyl hydrolase, which produces MKKLILIFLLLFPVLLNGQVVTTNPLFPTEGKSVTITFDASKGTAGLKDYAGDVYAHTGVVTDQSNGGWVYVKSAWDVNIPDCKMTPLGNNIYTLTIPNIRTYYGVPSGEKILKLAFVFRSSTGSPEGKGDGGTDIFCPVYEDGLQLLITEPTGDELIKISKTYNLKAVTSESADLKFYVNNSVIASQSDVTALTSSYTVSSPGSYTIKAEATAGGKTVTANRLITYKGSVVYSPLPAGVDKGINYAADGKSATLIFYTPYPSTDTSNKVSDIYVIGDFNNWTPMAEYMMYRSTEVSRSDDSWWITIPNLEPGKEYGFQYLVSYKNGEVKRIADPYCQKIQDPWNDKWINQYSEIYPGLATYPEDKTSDIVSVLQPGKAAYNWQATNFTTPAKNNMVVYELLLRDFTEGKSLSAAISKLDYLKDLGVNAIELMPITEFDGNNSWGYNPCFYFAPDKAYGAESNYKLFVDECHKRGIAVILDMVLNHATGNNPMAKLYWNSTTSKTLDANPWFNVNAPHPYSVFNDFKHGYTGTKDYFKRVMKYWIQEFHVDGYRLDLSKGLTDNSSTEATAGNYDQTRIDNITEYYNAAKSVKSDVLFILEHFCAESEEKVLSDNGMILWNKMNDAGKTIAKGTNADLSSMNVSTRTQVAYMESHDEERVGYEAMANGVTKNDVASTMEQLSSEAALFFTVPGPKMIWQFGELGYDYSIYEGGDRMAVKPVRWDFLDIPERLNLYKTYSRVLNLRQKYPNAFSQGTVTRNLSSSDWDNGKRVTISHNDLNVVEVSNLKDMVITSAVTFPKTGIWYDLMTGEQLNVTSATTSITIPAHRFLYYIDRQTTFPSVGIENVENYVEVKAYYDNSTSDIRVLTDKDVKNIKVYSINGILVKNVDNNVFVNASGLSSGCYLVRVQLGDGTLNTFKVLKF